One segment of Streptomyces sp. TG1A-8 DNA contains the following:
- a CDS encoding type I polyketide synthase has translation MADDDKYVDYLKRVTGELRQTRKRLREVEDRGREPIAIVAMSCRFPGDITSPEDLWQLVDRGGDAIGPLPGDRGWDIEDRYDPDPDKAGTFTTREGGFLRDAASFDAGFFGMSPREALATDPQQRLLLEASWELLERAGIRPATLRGSATGVFVGAATSGYGQGPVEVPEDVHGLMLAGNATSVASGRIAYVLGLEGPAVTVDTACSSSLVALHWAVQALRAGECDLALAGGVAVMATPGLLFEFSRQRGLAPDGRCKAFSDDADGTGWSEGVGLLLVERLSDARRNGHRVLAVVRGSAVNSDGASNGLTAPNGPSQQRVIEQALTNAGLTAADVDAVEAHGTGTTLGDPIEAQALIATYGRAHDADRPLLIGSLKSNLGHTQAAAGVAGVIKTVMAMRHGRLPRTLHVGTPSTHVDWSAGHVRLLTEPADWPVSAERPRRAAVSSFGISGTNAHAIIESAPADDTPGDAPGSDAPATAAVPPVVPWVLSARAAAALRDQAARLADHVRAHPHDDPHGTAHALATTRQALEHRAVVLAGDAAQARTALEALAAGEERPDVVTGRVLRGATAFLFSGQGAQRAGMGRELHAAFPVFARAFDETCAHFDTELGTSLKDAVFHGALGEEALHRTDLMQPALFAVEVALFRLLESWGVTPKYVFGHSLGELTAAHVAGVWSLADACRIVAARGRLMQNLPAGGAMVSVEAGEDEVAAAVARLAGPDAGAVTVAAVNGPRATVVSGDAAAVEAVAAELGRRGHATRRLRVAHAFHSARMDAVLDDFRAVVRSATAHRPRLTVVSDLTGRPATADDLASPDYWARHLREAVRFADGVTWLAEHGVSRFLELGPDATLTALARTCLPEDTTQRVCLPLLRKDRPEPVAVLTGVAGAYAHGAATDVEALLGRGATAHVELPTYAFQHERYWLRPATTAGDPRGAGLTGADHPLLSAVVRVADDDRILLTGRLSTRTQAWLADHAVHGTVLLPGTAFVELALRAGQEAGCDLLEELTLEAPLVLPGSGGVQLQLGIGAPDATGRRTLTAHARPDGDDDAPWTRHATAVLTRAAAGSPADLTAWPPPHADAVPLEGFYAALAARGYQYGPAFQGLRAVWRQGDAWYAEVVLPEDQHRDAARFGLHPALLDAALHAQLAGVTGDGGEGGAGLPFSFGGVTLHAVGASELRVRMEPSASTGGGVALRVADGTGRPVATVDALVSRAVPAGALTTAPAADGALYAVRWSPAAAGPDDRSPGGDPAGPGAEGWFLGGGDPTGLLPAWPRLGAADGAAAPTAVLLPCACAPGEDATAVATRALDAVRALLADERVGAAPLVVVTRGAVAAGDGEDVADLAAAAVWGLVRSAQTENPGRLVLVDLDGTGASLAALPAAVASGATQLALRDGRVLTPGLAEVPAGDGGAPWDADGTVLITGGTGALGALVARHLVARHGIRSLVLASRRGPDAPGAGDLAADLSAHGADVRIAACDTADPEALAALLADIPAERPLRGVVHTAGLLDDGVLGSLTPERLASVLRAKAGSALALHEATKDTGLTAFVLFSSAAGLLGGAGQANYAAANTVLDALAHHRRAHGLPATSLAWTLWQGTDGMSGGLGEEDVRRIAASGLPALEPAQGLELLDAALSTGEPLLAPLRTAPTALRAAAAAGRLPALLRGLVPAPARPAARAARSDSPDLARRLAGLSEPEQERLLLDVVRRHSAAALGHASAGAVDGEQSFKDLGFDSLTSVDLRNRLNAETGLRLPATLVFDHPRPAALARHLRRELAGTVDRTTAAAVTATDDDPVVVVGMACQYPGGVNSPEDLWRFVAEGGDAISAFPTDRGWDLERLGGLQAGFLYGATHFDAALFGISPREALAMDPQQRLMLETSWEAFERAGIDPLSLRGSATGVYVGAMGSGYASGLADIPEGMEGYIGLGVSGSVIAGRVAYTFGLEGPTMTVDTACSSALVALHLAAHALRRGECSLALAGGVTVMATPGTYTEFTAQNGLAADGRCKAFAAAADGTSFSEGVGVLLLERLSDAERNGHRVLAVVRGSATNQDGASNGLTAPSGPAQQRVIRQALASAGLSPADVDAVEAHGTGTTLGDPIEAQALLATYGRERPAGRPLLLGSAKSNFGHTQAAAGAAGVIKMVMAMHNGELPRTLHVDEPSPHVDWSGGTVELLTEPHPWPAVTGRPRRAGVSSFGISGSNAHVILEEPPAPRRAADRPAARTEPRAFPVTGHTPEALRAQAARLRTHLAGAGADPRDVALTLAAARHPLAHRAVVVAEDPAELLAGLDAVATGERAAHVATGTADGGRTAFLFSGQGAQRPGMGAQLHATHPVFAAAFDAACAELDRHLDGPPLREVVFAAEGSEEAALLDRTAWTQAALFAFGTAAHALAVSWGVRPDLLLGHSIGELTAAHCAGVLTLEDACALVAARGRLMQALPEGGAMTAVEATEEEVRPHLGDRVCLAAVNGPASVVLSGDGADVERIAAEFAGRGRRTRRLRVSHAFHSPLMDAMLEDFRRVAQQVAYAPPAVPVVSNLTGAVAGGDDLITPDYWVRHVREAVRFADGVRTLEEQGVTAYLELGPDATLATLVPDGLADPAAATAVSLLRREVPEARAALLALAHLHTRGRGSGPDVLADPDARPVDLPTYAFQRERYWLQSSAPTTAPAEDGAFWDLVESADPAALAEHLDVDPDAPLTAVLPALAAWRGDSRSRAESERWEHRVVWRPAPDGAAGTLTGTWLLPVPASLHRSAWAASLADALTTRGARVLTLPVDCATADRTTLAADLAALRDTGDGDLAGVLSLLAADTRPLAAHSATPAGLAATAALVQGLADGAAGAAPVPLWCLTTGAVAPLGHEAPAAPEQAAVWGFGRCAALEHPQLWGGLVDVPAGTEAAVDPGVAARLCALLAARDGEDQAAVRPSGTFLRRLEHVPAGPPAGTGADWTGTVLLTGATGALGLRTAAWLAAQGATRIVAVSRSGTGAQGAARLKEALAGTGTELVVAACDVADRAALAALLAEHPVDVVVHTAGVLDDRLIDGMDAASLDRVLRPKLAAARNLDELTRGRELSAFVLYSSVSGTLGTIGQANYAAANAFLDALAQRRRAAGLPATSLAWGPWDGGGMASDNAETASRMRRGGLTPLPPDRAADVIGRVVARGEAVLTVADVDWARFAPGFTADRPSPLLSDLPEVAGLGPARPRADEAAGGARDLRDRLAGRSAVEQERTLVALVRAEAATVLGHATADRVGAAQAFNALGFDSLMAVQLRNRLGSATGLALPATLLFDQPNATALAGYLRGRLTEGTDGADSVLAGLDRLEAALAAVPGDDARRDRIGARLQALLAHWNGSEHTPADGSGTAAADIGDRIHSAAADEIFDFIDNDLGIS, from the coding sequence GTGGCTGACGACGACAAGTACGTGGATTACCTCAAGCGGGTCACGGGTGAACTCCGCCAGACGCGCAAGCGGCTGCGCGAAGTGGAGGACCGGGGCCGCGAGCCCATCGCCATCGTCGCCATGAGCTGCCGCTTCCCCGGCGACATCACCTCGCCCGAGGACCTGTGGCAGCTGGTCGACCGGGGCGGCGACGCCATCGGCCCGCTGCCCGGCGACCGCGGCTGGGACATCGAGGACCGCTACGACCCCGATCCGGACAAGGCCGGCACCTTCACCACCCGCGAGGGCGGCTTCCTGCGCGACGCCGCCTCCTTCGACGCCGGCTTCTTCGGCATGAGCCCGCGCGAGGCCCTCGCCACCGACCCCCAGCAGCGCCTGCTGCTGGAGGCCTCCTGGGAACTGCTGGAGCGGGCCGGCATCCGGCCCGCCACCCTGCGCGGCAGCGCCACCGGCGTCTTCGTCGGCGCCGCCACCTCCGGCTACGGGCAGGGCCCCGTGGAGGTCCCCGAGGACGTCCACGGCCTGATGCTCGCCGGCAACGCCACCTCCGTCGCCTCCGGCCGCATCGCCTACGTGCTCGGCCTGGAGGGCCCCGCGGTCACCGTCGACACCGCCTGCTCCTCCTCCCTCGTGGCGCTGCACTGGGCCGTGCAGGCGCTGCGCGCGGGGGAGTGCGACCTCGCGCTGGCCGGCGGCGTCGCCGTCATGGCCACCCCCGGCCTGCTGTTCGAGTTCAGCCGGCAGCGCGGCCTGGCGCCCGACGGCCGCTGCAAGGCCTTCTCCGACGACGCCGACGGCACCGGCTGGTCGGAGGGCGTCGGCCTGCTCCTGGTGGAACGGCTGTCCGACGCCCGCCGCAACGGCCACCGGGTCCTCGCCGTGGTCCGCGGCTCCGCCGTCAACTCCGACGGCGCCTCCAACGGCCTGACCGCCCCCAACGGCCCCTCCCAGCAGCGCGTCATCGAGCAGGCCCTCACCAACGCCGGTCTGACCGCCGCCGACGTCGACGCCGTCGAGGCGCACGGCACCGGCACCACCCTCGGCGACCCCATCGAGGCCCAGGCCCTCATCGCCACCTACGGCCGCGCCCACGACGCTGACCGGCCGCTGCTGATCGGCTCGCTGAAGTCCAACCTGGGGCACACCCAGGCCGCCGCGGGCGTGGCCGGCGTCATCAAGACGGTCATGGCCATGCGCCACGGCCGCCTCCCGCGCACCCTGCACGTCGGCACGCCCTCGACCCACGTCGACTGGAGCGCCGGACACGTCCGGCTGCTGACCGAACCCGCCGACTGGCCCGTGAGCGCCGAACGGCCCCGCCGCGCCGCCGTGTCCTCCTTCGGCATCAGCGGCACCAACGCCCACGCCATCATCGAGTCCGCCCCCGCCGACGACACTCCCGGCGACGCCCCCGGCAGCGACGCCCCCGCGACCGCGGCCGTGCCGCCCGTCGTGCCGTGGGTGCTGTCCGCCCGCGCCGCCGCCGCCCTGCGCGACCAGGCCGCCCGGCTCGCCGACCACGTCCGCGCCCACCCGCACGACGACCCCCACGGCACCGCCCACGCCCTCGCGACCACCCGGCAGGCCCTCGAACACCGGGCGGTCGTGCTCGCCGGGGACGCCGCACAGGCCCGCACGGCCCTCGAAGCCCTCGCCGCCGGCGAGGAGCGGCCCGACGTGGTCACCGGACGTGTCCTGCGCGGCGCCACCGCCTTCCTGTTCTCCGGCCAGGGCGCCCAGCGGGCCGGCATGGGCCGCGAACTGCACGCCGCCTTCCCGGTGTTCGCCCGGGCCTTCGACGAGACGTGCGCCCACTTCGACACCGAACTGGGCACCTCCCTGAAGGACGCCGTCTTCCACGGCGCGCTCGGTGAGGAGGCGCTGCACCGCACCGACCTGATGCAGCCGGCCCTGTTCGCGGTCGAGGTCGCCCTGTTCCGGCTCCTGGAGTCCTGGGGCGTGACGCCCAAGTACGTCTTCGGCCACTCGCTCGGCGAACTCACCGCCGCCCACGTCGCCGGCGTGTGGTCCCTCGCGGACGCCTGCCGGATCGTGGCCGCCCGCGGCCGGCTCATGCAGAACCTGCCCGCCGGCGGCGCCATGGTGTCGGTGGAGGCCGGCGAGGACGAGGTCGCCGCGGCCGTCGCACGGCTCGCCGGCCCCGACGCCGGCGCCGTCACGGTCGCGGCGGTCAACGGACCCCGTGCCACGGTCGTCTCCGGCGACGCCGCCGCCGTCGAGGCCGTGGCCGCCGAACTGGGCCGGCGCGGCCACGCCACCCGCCGGCTGCGCGTCGCCCACGCCTTCCACTCCGCCCGCATGGACGCCGTACTGGACGACTTCCGCGCCGTCGTCCGGTCCGCCACGGCCCACCGGCCGCGCCTGACCGTCGTCTCCGACCTCACCGGCCGGCCCGCCACCGCCGACGACCTCGCCTCGCCCGACTACTGGGCGCGCCACCTGCGCGAGGCCGTACGGTTCGCGGACGGCGTCACCTGGCTCGCCGAACACGGCGTCAGCCGCTTCCTGGAACTGGGCCCGGACGCCACCCTCACCGCCCTGGCCCGCACCTGCCTGCCCGAGGACACCACCCAGCGGGTGTGCCTGCCGCTGCTGCGCAAGGACCGCCCCGAACCGGTCGCCGTCCTCACCGGCGTGGCCGGCGCCTACGCCCACGGCGCCGCCACGGACGTCGAGGCCCTCCTGGGCCGGGGCGCCACCGCGCACGTCGAGCTGCCCACGTACGCCTTCCAGCACGAGCGGTACTGGCTGCGCCCCGCCACGACGGCCGGGGACCCCAGGGGCGCCGGCCTCACCGGCGCGGACCACCCCCTGCTGAGCGCCGTCGTGCGCGTCGCCGACGACGACCGGATCCTGCTCACCGGCCGCCTGTCCACCCGCACCCAGGCCTGGCTCGCCGACCACGCCGTGCACGGCACCGTCCTGCTGCCCGGCACCGCCTTCGTGGAACTGGCCCTGCGCGCCGGGCAGGAGGCAGGCTGCGACCTGCTGGAGGAACTGACCCTGGAGGCGCCCCTCGTGCTGCCCGGCAGCGGCGGGGTGCAGCTCCAGCTCGGCATCGGCGCCCCCGACGCCACCGGCCGCCGCACCCTGACCGCACACGCCCGCCCCGACGGCGACGACGACGCGCCGTGGACCCGGCACGCCACCGCCGTCCTGACCCGCGCCGCCGCCGGCAGTCCGGCCGACCTCACCGCCTGGCCGCCGCCCCACGCCGACGCCGTGCCGCTGGAGGGCTTCTACGCCGCGCTGGCCGCCCGGGGCTACCAGTACGGGCCCGCCTTCCAGGGCCTGCGCGCCGTGTGGCGCCAGGGCGACGCCTGGTACGCCGAGGTCGTCCTCCCCGAGGACCAGCACCGCGACGCGGCCCGCTTCGGCCTGCACCCGGCGCTGCTCGACGCCGCGCTGCACGCCCAGCTCGCCGGGGTCACCGGGGACGGGGGCGAGGGCGGCGCGGGACTGCCGTTCTCCTTCGGCGGCGTCACCCTGCACGCGGTCGGCGCGAGCGAACTGCGCGTGCGGATGGAGCCGAGCGCCTCCACCGGCGGCGGCGTCGCGCTGCGCGTCGCGGACGGCACCGGCCGCCCCGTCGCCACCGTCGACGCCCTGGTCAGCCGCGCCGTGCCCGCGGGCGCCCTCACCACGGCCCCGGCCGCCGACGGTGCCCTGTACGCCGTGCGCTGGTCACCGGCCGCCGCGGGCCCGGACGACCGCTCGCCCGGCGGCGACCCCGCCGGCCCCGGTGCCGAGGGCTGGTTCCTCGGCGGCGGCGACCCCACCGGCCTGCTCCCGGCCTGGCCGCGCCTCGGCGCCGCCGACGGCGCGGCCGCCCCCACCGCCGTCCTGCTGCCCTGCGCCTGCGCCCCCGGCGAGGACGCCACCGCCGTCGCCACCCGCGCCCTGGACGCCGTGCGCGCCCTGCTCGCCGACGAGCGCGTCGGGGCCGCCCCGCTCGTCGTCGTCACCCGCGGCGCCGTCGCCGCAGGCGACGGCGAGGACGTGGCGGACCTCGCCGCCGCCGCCGTCTGGGGCCTCGTCCGCTCCGCGCAGACCGAGAACCCCGGCCGGCTCGTCCTCGTCGACCTCGACGGCACCGGCGCCTCGCTGGCCGCCCTCCCCGCGGCCGTCGCCTCCGGAGCCACCCAGCTCGCGCTGCGCGACGGCCGGGTGCTGACCCCGGGCCTGGCCGAGGTGCCCGCCGGCGACGGCGGCGCACCCTGGGACGCCGACGGCACCGTCCTGATCACCGGCGGCACCGGAGCGCTCGGCGCCCTCGTCGCCCGGCACCTCGTCGCCCGGCACGGGATCCGCTCCCTCGTCCTCGCCTCCCGCCGCGGTCCCGACGCACCCGGCGCCGGCGACCTCGCCGCCGACCTGAGCGCGCACGGCGCCGACGTCCGGATCGCGGCCTGCGACACCGCCGACCCCGAGGCCCTGGCCGCCCTCCTGGCGGACATCCCCGCCGAGCGCCCCCTGCGCGGTGTCGTGCACACCGCCGGCCTGCTCGACGACGGTGTCCTCGGCTCCCTCACCCCCGAACGGCTCGCCTCCGTCCTGCGGGCCAAGGCCGGCTCCGCGCTCGCCCTGCACGAGGCCACCAAGGACACCGGCCTCACCGCGTTCGTGCTGTTCTCCTCCGCCGCCGGCCTCCTCGGCGGGGCCGGGCAGGCCAACTACGCGGCCGCCAACACCGTCCTCGACGCGCTCGCCCACCACCGCCGCGCCCACGGCCTGCCCGCCACCTCGCTCGCCTGGACCCTGTGGCAGGGCACGGACGGCATGAGCGGCGGCCTCGGCGAGGAGGACGTGCGCCGCATCGCCGCCTCCGGACTGCCCGCGCTGGAGCCCGCACAGGGCCTGGAGCTGCTGGACGCCGCGCTGAGCACCGGCGAACCCCTGCTGGCCCCGCTGCGCACCGCCCCGACCGCCCTGCGCGCGGCCGCCGCCGCGGGCCGCCTGCCCGCCCTGCTGCGCGGCCTTGTCCCCGCACCGGCCCGTCCGGCCGCCCGGGCGGCGCGGTCCGACTCCCCGGACCTCGCCCGCCGGCTGGCCGGGTTGTCCGAACCCGAGCAGGAGCGGCTGCTGCTCGACGTGGTGCGCCGCCACTCCGCCGCCGCGCTGGGCCACGCCTCGGCCGGCGCGGTGGACGGCGAGCAGTCCTTCAAGGACCTCGGCTTCGACTCCCTCACCTCCGTCGACCTGCGCAACCGCCTCAACGCCGAGACCGGCCTGCGGCTGCCCGCCACGCTCGTCTTCGACCACCCCCGCCCCGCCGCCCTCGCCCGTCACCTGCGCCGGGAACTGGCCGGCACCGTCGACCGCACCACGGCGGCGGCCGTCACCGCCACCGACGACGACCCGGTGGTCGTCGTCGGCATGGCCTGCCAGTACCCCGGCGGCGTGAACTCCCCCGAGGACCTGTGGCGGTTCGTCGCCGAAGGCGGCGACGCCATCTCCGCCTTCCCCACCGACCGCGGCTGGGACCTGGAGCGCCTCGGGGGCCTGCAGGCCGGGTTCCTCTACGGCGCCACCCACTTCGACGCCGCCCTGTTCGGCATCTCGCCCCGCGAGGCCCTCGCGATGGACCCGCAGCAGCGGCTCATGCTGGAGACCTCTTGGGAGGCGTTCGAACGCGCCGGCATCGACCCGCTGTCCCTGCGCGGCAGCGCCACCGGCGTCTACGTCGGCGCCATGGGCTCCGGCTACGCCTCCGGCCTCGCCGACATCCCCGAGGGCATGGAGGGCTACATCGGCCTGGGCGTCTCCGGCAGCGTCATCGCCGGCCGCGTCGCCTACACCTTCGGCCTCGAAGGGCCGACCATGACGGTCGACACCGCCTGCTCCTCCGCCCTCGTCGCCCTGCACCTGGCCGCGCACGCCCTGCGCCGCGGCGAGTGCTCCCTGGCCCTGGCCGGCGGTGTCACCGTGATGGCCACGCCCGGCACCTACACCGAGTTCACCGCCCAGAACGGCCTGGCCGCCGACGGCCGGTGCAAGGCGTTCGCCGCCGCCGCGGACGGCACCAGCTTCTCCGAGGGCGTCGGCGTCCTGCTCCTGGAGCGCCTGTCGGACGCCGAACGCAACGGCCACCGGGTCCTCGCCGTCGTCCGCGGCTCCGCCACCAACCAGGACGGCGCGTCCAACGGCCTGACCGCCCCCAGCGGCCCGGCCCAGCAGCGTGTCATCCGGCAGGCGCTGGCCTCCGCCGGGCTCTCCCCGGCCGACGTGGACGCCGTCGAGGCGCACGGCACCGGCACCACCCTCGGCGACCCCATCGAGGCCCAGGCGCTGCTCGCCACCTACGGCCGGGAACGGCCCGCCGGCCGCCCCCTGCTGCTCGGCTCCGCCAAGTCCAACTTCGGCCACACCCAGGCCGCCGCCGGCGCCGCCGGAGTCATCAAGATGGTCATGGCGATGCACAACGGGGAACTGCCGCGCACCCTCCACGTCGACGAGCCGTCCCCGCACGTCGACTGGTCCGGCGGAACCGTCGAACTGCTCACCGAGCCGCACCCCTGGCCGGCGGTCACCGGGCGGCCCCGCCGGGCCGGTGTGTCCTCGTTCGGCATCAGCGGCAGCAACGCCCACGTCATCCTGGAGGAACCCCCCGCCCCGCGGCGGGCAGCCGACCGTCCCGCGGCGCGGACCGAACCCCGCGCCTTCCCCGTCACCGGACACACCCCCGAGGCGCTGCGCGCCCAGGCCGCCCGCCTGCGCACCCACCTGGCCGGCGCCGGCGCCGACCCGCGGGACGTCGCCCTCACCCTGGCCGCCGCCCGGCACCCGCTCGCCCACCGGGCCGTCGTCGTCGCCGAGGACCCCGCCGAACTGCTGGCCGGACTCGACGCCGTCGCCACGGGGGAGCGGGCCGCGCACGTCGCCACCGGCACGGCCGACGGCGGGCGCACCGCCTTCCTGTTCAGCGGACAGGGCGCGCAGCGCCCGGGCATGGGCGCCCAACTGCACGCCACCCATCCGGTGTTCGCCGCGGCCTTCGACGCGGCCTGCGCGGAACTGGACCGTCACCTCGACGGCCCGCCCCTGCGCGAGGTCGTGTTCGCCGCCGAGGGCAGCGAGGAGGCGGCCCTGCTCGACCGGACCGCCTGGACGCAGGCCGCCCTGTTCGCCTTCGGCACCGCAGCCCACGCCCTCGCCGTCTCCTGGGGCGTGCGGCCCGACCTGCTGCTCGGCCACTCCATCGGCGAGCTGACCGCCGCCCACTGCGCCGGCGTGCTGACCCTCGAGGACGCCTGCGCCCTGGTCGCCGCCCGCGGCCGGCTCATGCAGGCCCTGCCCGAGGGCGGCGCGATGACGGCCGTGGAGGCCACGGAGGAGGAGGTGCGGCCCCACCTCGGCGACCGCGTCTGCCTGGCCGCGGTCAACGGCCCGGCGTCCGTGGTCCTCTCCGGCGACGGCGCCGACGTCGAGCGCATCGCCGCCGAGTTCGCCGGACGCGGACGCAGGACCCGCCGGCTGCGGGTCAGCCACGCCTTCCACTCGCCCCTGATGGACGCCATGCTGGAGGACTTCCGGCGGGTCGCGCAGCAGGTGGCGTACGCGCCGCCGGCCGTGCCGGTGGTCTCCAACCTGACCGGCGCCGTCGCCGGCGGCGACGACCTGATCACCCCCGACTACTGGGTACGGCACGTCCGCGAGGCGGTCCGCTTCGCCGACGGCGTGCGCACCCTGGAGGAGCAGGGCGTCACCGCGTACCTCGAACTCGGTCCCGACGCCACCCTCGCCACCCTGGTCCCCGACGGCCTGGCCGACCCGGCGGCGGCGACCGCGGTGTCCCTGCTGCGCCGCGAGGTGCCCGAGGCGCGGGCCGCGCTGCTGGCGCTGGCGCACCTGCACACCCGTGGCCGCGGCAGCGGCCCGGACGTCCTGGCCGACCCCGACGCCCGGCCCGTCGACCTGCCCACCTACGCCTTCCAGCGCGAGCGGTACTGGCTGCAGTCCTCCGCCCCGACGACCGCCCCGGCCGAGGACGGGGCGTTCTGGGACCTGGTGGAGTCGGCCGACCCGGCCGCGCTGGCCGAACACCTCGACGTCGATCCCGACGCCCCGCTCACCGCCGTCCTGCCCGCCCTCGCCGCCTGGCGCGGCGACAGCCGGAGCCGCGCGGAGTCGGAGCGCTGGGAGCACCGCGTGGTGTGGCGGCCGGCCCCCGACGGCGCGGCCGGCACCCTCACCGGCACCTGGCTGCTGCCGGTGCCCGCGTCCCTGCACCGCAGCGCCTGGGCCGCCTCCCTCGCCGACGCCCTCACCACGCGCGGCGCCCGCGTCCTGACCCTGCCGGTGGACTGCGCCACCGCCGACCGCACCACCCTGGCCGCCGACCTCGCCGCCCTGCGCGACACCGGGGACGGGGACCTGGCGGGCGTGCTGTCCCTGCTGGCCGCCGACACCCGCCCGCTGGCCGCGCACAGCGCCACCCCGGCCGGCCTCGCGGCCACCGCCGCCCTCGTGCAGGGCCTGGCCGACGGCGCGGCCGGAGCCGCACCGGTGCCGCTGTGGTGCCTGACCACGGGCGCCGTCGCCCCCCTCGGCCACGAGGCACCCGCCGCGCCCGAACAGGCCGCCGTCTGGGGCTTCGGCCGCTGCGCCGCGCTCGAACACCCGCAGCTGTGGGGCGGCCTGGTGGACGTCCCGGCCGGCACCGAAGCGGCCGTCGACCCCGGTGTGGCGGCGCGGCTGTGCGCCCTCCTCGCCGCCCGCGACGGCGAGGACCAGGCCGCCGTACGGCCCTCCGGCACCTTCCTGCGCCGCCTGGAACACGTGCCGGCCGGGCCGCCCGCCGGCACCGGCGCCGACTGGACGGGCACCGTCCTGCTCACCGGCGCGACCGGCGCCCTCGGCCTGCGCACCGCCGCCTGGCTGGCCGCACAGGGCGCCACCCGCATCGTCGCGGTCAGCCGGTCCGGCACCGGCGCGCAGGGCGCCGCCCGGCTCAAGGAGGCCCTCGCCGGCACCGGCACCGAACTGGTCGTCGCCGCCTGCGACGTCGCCGACCGGGCGGCCCTGGCCGCACTGCTGGCCGAGCATCCCGTCGACGTCGTCGTGCACACCGCGGGCGTCCTGGACGACCGCCTCATCGACGGCATGGACGCGGCGAGCCTGGACCGCGTGCTGCGGCCCAAACTGGCCGCCGCCCGCAACCTCGACGAACTGACCCGCGGGCGCGAGCTGTCCGCGTTCGTCCTGTACTCCTCCGTCTCCGGCACCCTCGGCACCATCGGCCAGGCCAACTACGCCGCCGCCAACGCCTTCCTGGACGCCCTGGCCCAGCGCCGCCGGGCCGCCGGGCTGCCCGCCACCTCCTTGGCCTGGGGACCGTGGGACGGCGGCGGCATGGCGAGCGACAACGCCGAGACCGCCTCCCGCATGCGGCGCGGCGGGCTGACCCCGCTGCCGCCCGACCGGGCCGCCGACGTCATCGGCCGGGTCGTCGCCCGCGGCGAGGCCGTGCTCACCGTCGCCGACGTCGACTGGGCCCGGTTCGCGCCCGGCTTCACCGCCGACCGGCCCAGCCCGCTGCTGTCGGACCTGCCCGAGGTCGCCGGCCTCGGACCCGCCCGGCCCCGGGCGGACGAAGCGGCCGGCGGCGCGCGGGACCTGCGCGACCGGCTGGCCGGCCGGTCGGCCGTCGAACAGGAGCGCACCCTCGTCGCCCTGGTGCGCGCCGAGGCCGCCACGGTCCTCGGCCACGCCACCGCCGACCGGGTGGGTGCCGCGCAGGCCTTCAACGCGCTCGGCTTCGACTCCCTGATGGCCGTCCAGCTGCGCAACCGGCTCGGCTCGGCCACCGGGCTCGCCCTGCCGGCCACCCTGCTGTTCGACCAGCCCAACGCCACGGCGCTGGCCGGCTACCTGCGCGGCCGGCTCACCGAGGGCACCGACGGCGCCGACAGCGTCCTGGCCGGCCTGGACCGACTGGAGGCCGCCCTGGCCGCCGTGCCCGGCGACGACGCCCGGCGCGACCGCATCGGCGCCCGCCTGCAGGCACTGCTCGCCCACTGGAACGGGTCCGAGCACACCCCCGCCGACGGGTCCGGCACCGCCGCCGCGGACATCGGCGACCGGATCCACTCCGCCGCGGCGGACGAGATCTTCGACTTCATCGACAACGACCTCGGCATCTCCTGA